One window of the Pseudomonas sp. S04 genome contains the following:
- the murU gene encoding N-acetylmuramate alpha-1-phosphate uridylyltransferase MurU: MKAMILAAGKGERMRPLTLTTPKPLVQVGGVPLIEYHLKALAAAGFTEVVINHAWLGQQIEDYLGDGSRYGLSIQYSPEGEPLETGGGIFRALEMLGEGAFVVVNGDIWTDYDFSVLRRPLAGLAHLVLADNPAHHPGGDFALVEGQVFDGQADAPTLTYSGIAVLDPKLFTGCSDGAFKLAPLLRNAMAQGQVSGERLSGHWVDVGTHERLAEVEHLLQASR; the protein is encoded by the coding sequence ATGAAGGCGATGATTCTGGCGGCCGGCAAGGGCGAGCGCATGCGCCCCTTGACGCTGACCACGCCCAAGCCACTGGTGCAGGTCGGCGGCGTACCGCTGATCGAGTACCACCTCAAGGCCCTGGCGGCGGCGGGTTTCACCGAGGTGGTGATCAACCACGCCTGGTTGGGGCAGCAGATCGAAGACTACCTGGGAGACGGTTCGCGTTATGGCCTGAGCATTCAGTACTCGCCGGAAGGCGAGCCACTGGAAACCGGGGGCGGGATCTTCCGTGCCCTGGAGATGCTGGGCGAGGGCGCCTTTGTGGTGGTCAATGGCGACATCTGGACCGATTACGACTTCAGTGTCTTGCGCCGGCCACTGGCCGGCTTGGCCCACCTGGTGCTGGCCGATAACCCGGCCCACCACCCAGGAGGGGATTTTGCCCTGGTTGAAGGACAGGTCTTCGACGGCCAGGCCGATGCGCCGACCCTGACCTACAGCGGCATCGCCGTGCTCGACCCCAAGCTGTTCACCGGTTGCAGCGACGGTGCGTTCAAATTGGCGCCGCTATTGCGCAACGCCATGGCCCAGGGGCAGGTGAGTGGCGAGCGGTTGTCAGGTCATTGGGTGGATGTCGGCACCCACGAGCGTCTGGCCGAAGTCGAACACTTGCTGCAAGCGAGCCGCTGA
- a CDS encoding aminoglycoside phosphotransferase family protein, with protein sequence MPDQDVRLLHLKVWLDEQLAILFAAQGWGAVPQATLTAASSDASFRRYFRWEGDGRSFVVMDAPPPQENCKPFVDIAFLLAKSGINVPKIYAEDLERGFLLLNDLGNQTYLDVINDENADRLFDDALQALLAFQQLPMVAPLPSYDVALLRRELELFPEWYVKRELGIEFDSHQQALWQRASDLLIDSALAQPKVLVHRDYMPRNLMISEPNPGVLDFQDAVYGPVTYDVTCLFKDAFLSWPETRVLGWLERYWQQAGELGIAVQADFQEFLRASDLMGVQRHLKVIGIFARICHRDGKPRYLTDVPRFFAYIEAVLARRPELAELAELLASLRPAPGACV encoded by the coding sequence ATGCCTGATCAAGATGTACGCTTGCTACACCTGAAAGTTTGGCTCGATGAGCAATTGGCCATCCTGTTTGCCGCACAAGGCTGGGGGGCTGTGCCCCAGGCCACGTTGACTGCGGCCAGCAGCGACGCGAGTTTCCGCCGTTACTTCCGCTGGGAAGGTGATGGCAGGAGTTTTGTCGTCATGGATGCACCACCGCCCCAGGAAAACTGCAAACCGTTCGTGGATATCGCCTTTTTGCTGGCGAAATCCGGGATTAACGTGCCGAAAATCTACGCAGAGGACCTCGAGCGCGGATTTCTTTTGCTCAATGACCTGGGTAACCAGACCTATCTGGACGTGATCAACGACGAAAACGCCGATCGCTTGTTCGATGACGCCCTGCAGGCGTTGCTGGCTTTCCAGCAGTTGCCGATGGTGGCGCCGTTGCCCAGTTATGATGTGGCCCTGTTGCGTCGCGAGCTGGAGCTGTTCCCCGAGTGGTACGTGAAGCGCGAACTGGGGATCGAGTTCGACTCGCACCAACAAGCCCTCTGGCAGCGTGCCAGCGACCTGCTGATCGACAGCGCCCTGGCCCAGCCGAAAGTGCTGGTGCATCGTGACTATATGCCGCGCAACCTGATGATCAGCGAGCCGAATCCAGGCGTGCTGGATTTCCAGGACGCGGTGTACGGCCCGGTGACCTACGACGTGACCTGCCTGTTCAAGGACGCCTTCCTCAGTTGGCCCGAGACCCGCGTGCTCGGCTGGCTGGAGCGTTACTGGCAACAGGCCGGTGAACTCGGGATTGCAGTCCAGGCGGACTTCCAGGAGTTCCTGCGAGCCAGCGACCTGATGGGTGTGCAGCGGCATCTGAAGGTGATCGGGATCTTCGCCCGTATCTGCCATCGCGACGGCAAGCCGCGCTACCTGACGGACGTGCCGCGGTTCTTTGCTTATATAGAAGCCGTATTGGCCCGTCGGCCAGAACTGGCGGAGTTGGCTGAGCTGCTGGCCAGTCTGCGCCCGGCGCCCGGAGCTTGTGTATGA